A portion of the Stigmatella aurantiaca DW4/3-1 genome contains these proteins:
- a CDS encoding tetratricopeptide repeat protein, translating to MVVRCILIVLAVALLGAVTPSASAQAGFERGEKALAENQLGEAAVAYRQALMESPNWAPALNGLGSTLFKQGQTIEATALFRSATEADPEFKLAWFNLGYAARKAGDFATAVRAYERYTQLAPEDPDGHYGLGESYRQQGQGAKALAAYETYLEKEKRPSEQKWVEQAREHVAALRPQPRAAPTAPVAPVALASAGLTPHAGLSLTRVRDGDALLKERRYREAAFAYLDAAHADGGNVEALFKLGNVLAVLGYYGQAIERWNRVAQLTSDAAIRQNALENVTKAQVRVAQQGGSPQAQGVAPGFGPVAETVRAQARRFYEQGVQRIQGEDYAGAVQSLTQSILLEPTLSVAYTARGSAYIGLRRYAEAAVDYEYALRLAPDMASPLYGLGEAYRMLGRTAEARASYERYAASTARDVRPELQSEARQTAERLR from the coding sequence ATGGTGGTTCGCTGCATCCTCATCGTCCTTGCGGTGGCGCTCCTGGGGGCGGTGACGCCCTCTGCCTCGGCTCAGGCGGGATTCGAGCGGGGAGAGAAGGCGCTCGCGGAGAACCAGCTGGGCGAGGCGGCGGTGGCCTATCGCCAGGCGCTCATGGAGAGCCCGAACTGGGCCCCGGCGCTCAACGGTCTGGGCAGCACCCTCTTCAAGCAGGGCCAGACCATCGAGGCCACGGCCCTGTTCCGGTCCGCCACCGAGGCGGATCCGGAGTTCAAGCTGGCCTGGTTCAACCTGGGTTACGCGGCGCGCAAGGCCGGGGATTTCGCCACGGCGGTCCGGGCGTATGAGCGCTACACCCAGCTGGCCCCCGAAGATCCGGATGGCCACTACGGGCTCGGGGAGAGCTACCGGCAGCAAGGCCAGGGCGCCAAGGCGCTCGCCGCCTACGAGACGTACCTCGAGAAGGAGAAGCGTCCGAGTGAGCAGAAGTGGGTAGAGCAGGCCCGCGAACACGTGGCGGCCCTGCGGCCCCAGCCCCGCGCCGCGCCCACGGCCCCGGTGGCGCCCGTGGCGCTCGCTTCCGCGGGCCTCACCCCCCACGCCGGGCTGTCCCTCACCCGGGTGCGGGACGGGGATGCGCTGCTCAAGGAACGCCGGTACCGGGAAGCGGCCTTCGCCTATCTGGACGCGGCCCACGCGGACGGGGGCAACGTGGAGGCGCTCTTCAAGCTGGGCAACGTCCTGGCGGTGCTGGGCTACTACGGACAGGCCATCGAGCGTTGGAACCGCGTGGCCCAGCTCACTTCGGACGCCGCGATCCGCCAGAATGCACTGGAGAACGTGACGAAAGCCCAGGTCCGCGTGGCCCAGCAGGGCGGCTCCCCGCAGGCGCAAGGGGTGGCGCCGGGTTTCGGGCCGGTGGCGGAGACGGTCCGGGCGCAGGCCCGCCGCTTCTATGAGCAGGGGGTGCAGCGCATCCAGGGCGAGGACTATGCGGGGGCCGTCCAGAGCCTCACCCAGTCCATCCTCCTGGAGCCGACCCTGTCGGTGGCCTACACCGCCCGGGGGAGCGCCTACATCGGCCTGCGCCGCTATGCCGAGGCCGCGGTGGACTACGAGTACGCGCTCCGTTTGGCTCCGGACATGGCCTCTCCTTTATATGGGCTTGGAGAGGCCTACCGGATGTTGGGGCGCACCGCGGAGGCCCGGGCGAGCTATGAGCGCTACGCGGCCTCCACGGCCCGGGACGTTCGGCCAGAGCTCCAGTCCGAGGCCCGACAGACCGCCGAACGCCTCCGTTGA
- a CDS encoding FHA domain-containing protein — MSRRRDGSVRKGRWSAPAKPCNSPLPSPRGPSAPGLLPGRGMRFEFEHLGSLTPFELMDGQHLLGGGMADQIRLEGLPPGLLVLCIEGPRLTVKAARPFTVNDVLVPPGLRRLVLPGEVMGLPQGMRLKALPAPHGGGRALNTVAVLKHLLTAEDGLLPSSAATLTCLTGLDAGRIFPLADAQTDIGRGAHADLPIRDRTVSRAHARILRDGPTFTVSPLNSQNGVFLNGQRVDRAQPLGEGDVIELGQTLLRFQAALEASVPESPPAPRARSGEESARAHDATQHSPAGGERWFLGLGAVMALAGLLVTYALWG; from the coding sequence GTGTCCCGGCGCCGGGACGGCTCCGTCCGAAAAGGGAGATGGTCCGCCCCCGCCAAGCCATGCAACAGCCCCCTGCCCTCCCCGCGTGGGCCCTCGGCACCCGGGTTGCTCCCCGGGCGGGGCATGCGCTTCGAATTCGAGCACCTGGGAAGCCTCACCCCTTTTGAGTTGATGGATGGCCAGCACCTCCTGGGCGGCGGCATGGCGGATCAGATCCGGCTGGAGGGGCTTCCTCCCGGCCTCCTGGTGCTCTGCATCGAAGGCCCCCGGCTGACCGTGAAGGCCGCTCGGCCCTTCACCGTGAATGACGTCCTCGTCCCTCCAGGTCTGCGCCGGCTCGTGCTCCCAGGCGAAGTGATGGGCCTGCCTCAGGGGATGCGCCTCAAGGCCCTCCCTGCCCCCCATGGGGGCGGCCGCGCCCTGAACACCGTGGCCGTGCTGAAGCACTTGCTGACCGCCGAGGACGGGCTTCTGCCCTCCAGCGCCGCCACCCTCACCTGTCTGACGGGGCTCGACGCCGGCCGCATCTTCCCCCTGGCCGACGCACAGACGGACATTGGACGCGGGGCCCATGCGGACCTCCCCATCCGGGACCGGACCGTCTCTCGCGCCCATGCGCGCATCCTCCGGGACGGTCCCACATTCACCGTGTCGCCCCTGAATTCTCAGAACGGGGTCTTCCTCAATGGCCAGCGGGTGGACCGCGCCCAGCCTCTCGGGGAGGGCGATGTCATCGAGCTGGGCCAGACCCTCCTGCGGTTCCAGGCTGCCCTGGAGGCCTCTGTCCCTGAATCTCCACCGGCCCCCCGCGCTCGTTCCGGGGAGGAGTCCGCGCGGGCGCATGACGCGACGCAGCACAGCCCAGCGGGTGGAGAGCGATGGTTCCTGGGTCTGGGGGCGGTGATGGCCCTGGCCGGGCTCCTCGTCACCTATGCCCTGTGGGGCTAA
- a CDS encoding translation initiation factor: MARGKHSGSGAPPKADEPEQGYRDPKDKGRFHNPFAALASQRAAVPGAQPQIRAEDFPLTPPTEGPAQAVLRLEQRGGQEVTLVEGLGLAPPEMQAWLEALQRGLGCYGEVAAATLVLKGDHRRTAPDLLLRRGVKRVRQG; encoded by the coding sequence ATGGCACGCGGGAAACACTCAGGCTCGGGGGCTCCCCCGAAGGCAGATGAACCGGAGCAGGGCTACCGGGATCCCAAGGACAAGGGGCGCTTCCACAACCCCTTCGCGGCCCTCGCCTCCCAGCGTGCGGCCGTCCCCGGGGCTCAGCCCCAGATACGCGCCGAGGACTTTCCCCTCACCCCTCCCACCGAGGGCCCCGCGCAAGCGGTGCTGCGCTTGGAGCAGCGCGGAGGGCAAGAGGTGACCCTCGTGGAAGGGCTCGGCCTCGCGCCCCCGGAGATGCAGGCGTGGCTGGAGGCGCTCCAACGCGGGCTGGGGTGCTACGGAGAAGTGGCCGCCGCCACGCTCGTGCTGAAGGGGGATCACCGCAGGACCGCCCCGGACCTGCTCCTGCGCCGGGGCGTCAAGCGCGTGCGCCAGGGCTGA
- a CDS encoding RICIN domain-containing protein gives MRGQKASGRSSRAGRVMQALQWMTACAALVAPLTMAHAGSSPQHFRDESKNHPGPSRPPPPGTPHSHPAPPHRPEPPRPPQNGPQLPQRRVRLQSRLADVLISVQDNDRRQGSSVTVSPSRRNARDNATWDLVPASGGFYIQNRETGRVLDIEGANPQPEARVITWPYSGAPNQLWRFVPSSVPGYFYIQSQLNGLVLDIKGGDPQRGAQLISYPMKHSDADNQLWRVVSR, from the coding sequence ATGCGCGGTCAGAAGGCCTCAGGACGAAGCAGCAGGGCGGGACGGGTGATGCAGGCATTGCAGTGGATGACGGCCTGTGCGGCCCTCGTGGCGCCGCTGACCATGGCGCACGCGGGCTCGAGCCCCCAGCACTTCCGGGACGAGTCGAAGAATCACCCAGGGCCCAGCCGCCCTCCTCCTCCTGGAACCCCCCACTCTCATCCGGCCCCTCCGCACAGGCCCGAGCCCCCGCGGCCTCCCCAGAACGGGCCGCAGCTGCCCCAGCGCCGTGTGCGCCTTCAGAGCCGGCTCGCCGATGTCCTCATCAGCGTTCAGGACAACGATCGCAGGCAGGGCTCATCGGTCACCGTGTCCCCGTCCCGGCGGAACGCCCGTGACAACGCGACCTGGGATCTCGTCCCCGCCTCCGGTGGGTTCTACATCCAAAACCGCGAGACGGGACGGGTGCTCGACATCGAAGGGGCCAACCCGCAGCCCGAAGCGCGCGTCATCACCTGGCCGTACTCGGGGGCGCCCAACCAGCTGTGGCGGTTCGTGCCCTCTTCCGTTCCGGGCTACTTCTACATCCAGAGCCAGCTCAACGGCCTCGTCCTCGACATCAAGGGGGGCGATCCCCAGCGCGGCGCCCAGCTCATCTCGTACCCCATGAAGCACTCCGATGCGGACAATCAGCTCTGGCGCGTGGTGTCGCGCTGA
- a CDS encoding carbohydrate-binding family 9-like protein, whose translation MRPLPRVFLLPLLSLLLAACRDEQAGPRPRTPGTSGASAQIKTLGAAPADLTFRSGASLGGGALIYLGSRVSPVQPSAGQRVQLSHYFQAVRQPPEGFSLFVHLVDPGSGQMVANADHEFQNGAAPMASWPVGQVVEDVHTVQMPPVPVRVMLGFWRGDERLAVDDPRAQDGANRLLGPELGIAPELPEYKVQRVSKPPVLDGVLDDAAWKEATPVVLRGSFDGRSVSLRTEARMLYDEANLYVAFDVEDPDVWGTLRTRDAPIYEQEVVEVFLDANADGKTYNELQVSPHNVIFDAYFPARRQGMDLSWDSGMKTAVKVRGTLDDPADRDEGWTVEMQIPFARLAEVPRVPPQKGDRWRFNLYRLEHLGRRGVEGQAFSPLFIGDFHALPRFGWLTFD comes from the coding sequence ATGCGTCCTCTTCCTCGGGTTTTCCTTCTTCCGCTGTTGAGCCTGCTTCTCGCCGCTTGCCGAGATGAACAGGCGGGCCCTCGTCCTCGGACGCCGGGGACTTCGGGGGCTTCGGCCCAGATCAAGACGTTGGGGGCCGCGCCCGCGGACCTGACCTTTCGCAGCGGGGCCTCGTTGGGAGGAGGCGCGCTGATCTATCTGGGCTCCCGGGTCTCTCCCGTGCAGCCGTCGGCGGGTCAGCGCGTGCAGCTCTCGCATTACTTCCAGGCGGTGCGCCAGCCGCCGGAGGGGTTCAGCCTCTTCGTGCACCTGGTGGATCCGGGCTCGGGGCAGATGGTCGCCAATGCCGACCACGAGTTTCAGAACGGAGCGGCCCCGATGGCCTCCTGGCCGGTGGGACAGGTGGTGGAGGACGTGCACACCGTGCAGATGCCCCCGGTGCCCGTTCGCGTGATGCTCGGCTTCTGGCGAGGGGACGAGCGGCTCGCGGTGGATGATCCACGCGCGCAGGATGGCGCGAACCGGCTGCTGGGGCCCGAGCTGGGCATCGCACCCGAGCTGCCTGAATACAAGGTTCAGCGTGTCTCGAAGCCTCCCGTGCTGGATGGCGTGCTGGACGATGCGGCCTGGAAGGAGGCCACCCCCGTGGTGCTGCGCGGCAGCTTCGATGGGCGCAGCGTCTCGCTGCGCACGGAGGCGCGGATGCTCTACGACGAGGCGAACCTCTATGTCGCTTTCGACGTGGAGGATCCAGATGTCTGGGGGACCCTGCGCACGCGCGACGCGCCCATCTACGAGCAAGAGGTGGTGGAGGTCTTCCTGGACGCCAATGCCGATGGCAAGACGTACAACGAGCTTCAGGTCTCCCCGCACAACGTCATCTTCGATGCCTACTTCCCCGCGCGCCGCCAGGGCATGGATCTGAGCTGGGACTCGGGGATGAAGACGGCGGTGAAGGTGCGCGGAACCCTCGATGACCCGGCGGACCGGGACGAGGGGTGGACGGTGGAGATGCAGATTCCCTTCGCGAGGCTGGCGGAGGTGCCCCGCGTGCCTCCCCAGAAGGGAGACCGCTGGCGCTTCAACCTCTATCGCTTGGAGCACCTCGGGCGGCGGGGCGTGGAAGGGCAGGCGTTTTCCCCGCTCTTCATCGGGGACTTCCACGCACTGCCCCGCTTCGGATGGCTCACGTTCGACTGA